Genomic segment of Ralstonia pickettii:
TTCGTGAGGTCGTACGGCGACATTTCCAGCTTCACGCGGTCGCCCGCGAGAATGCGGATGCGGTGCTTCTGCATCTTGCCCGATGCGTAAGCCCAGATTTCCACGCCGTTTTCCAACTGCACGCGAAAACGATTGTCGGGTAGTGCTTCAGACACCACCCCTTCAAATTCAATCAGTTCTTCCTTGGCCAAACTTGTTCCTTTGTATGCAGCACGCGGCTGCGCCGATGGTTGCAA
This window contains:
- the infA gene encoding translation initiation factor IF-1; the encoded protein is MAKEELIEFEGVVSEALPDNRFRVQLENGVEIWAYASGKMQKHRIRILAGDRVKLEMSPYDLTKGRINYRHK